From the genome of Syngnathoides biaculeatus isolate LvHL_M chromosome 15, ASM1980259v1, whole genome shotgun sequence:
GTGAAAAGCGATTCGAACGACGGGTCGACGTGACTCGGGAATGAGTTGAATTCGCCATTTGGAACCCTTCACCAATCAGGATTAGTGAAGGGTTCCAATTGACATTCTTTAGTCAGGATtagtgaaatgaaaacttgTTCTGGAACAAACGGCCTCCGGTTGCAATCAACTGTCAGCTTGTCTGACAAGATCAAGACAAATTTCCCAAGTgtcaaaatcatctttgttGTCCCCGTTCCGCTTTGGGTCCTTCGGCGCGGGAACGTGTCCCGACTTTCCCTCGCGGCCGCGCGCAAccccaaaatggaacgtttacTTTTCTCGTCCCGTTTTTCTTTTGTCGTCGTTTCTTCAGCCGCGTCGACTTtgattcaaaacaaataatacGAAGAAACCACAGCAGAAGCTTCCAAAACTGGAGCGTGTCGCGGCATAAATTTGTATTCGTGTCCTGTTTCGCCGTAGACGGgcgcaatttaaaaaaaaaaaaaaagtgtcggaTTCGTTGCAAAATCTGACGGATCCTTTCGCAACTCGTCCCCACCGAAAGAAACGACTGCGCTCACCTTTTTAACGTCGCGAACGGTCGAGCGCGACTCACGTGCGGACAAATGCGGGTCGCCGGCGTTTCTGCCGAAGGAGACGGCAGCGTCGGTCTCGGCGGGCGGCAAAACCGGGCTGGAGACgatccaaaaaggaaaaaaggcaAATGTCACGCGCGAGCCGGACTCAATCATTTTGCGTGGGCGTGTCACGTGACTGACCCCGAGCGTCTTTCCTTCCCACGCCGTCGAGCAAAGACGGAAAAAAGCAGCGCCGACGCGGTGGGCGCCAGAAGGGCGAACAGAACGCCCGCCCAGAGGTGGTCCCGCTCCACGGAGCGGTCGCCTGCGGGATCGGCCACGGCTTCGTTAGTCCGCCTTTGTTATTAGCGGGCCGAGACGGCCGACCCACCCGCGGCCGCGGCCGGCACCGCCGCCACGGGGGCGCTCCAGGGCCCGCACCCGACGGCCGTGCAGGCCGACACCCGGACGGACGCGTTGAAAAAGCCACGGCCCCCCGACAGGCGGGCCCAGGGGTCCTTGAACAGCAGGGGCTCCTGGACGCACACACTTTGCGTGAACCTTTACGCATTCCCGTCAGGCGCAAATGAACACACGCTTCACCTGCTGCTCCCCTCCCAGAATCCATTGCACCTTGTAGGCCAGCAGCTCTCCCCGAAGCTCCTCCCCCCGAAGCTCCGCCCACCGGAGGCTCAGCCGCCCCCGGGACGAGTCCAAGGTCAGGTTCCCGGGGGCCGCCGACGGCGCTGCGGGGGACGAGCGAGCGGGCGGACGGTCGGTCGGTCGGGCCTCGCGCGCGCGAGCCCGGCGGCGCCGACGGGTCGCTCACCTGACTCGGCCGTGACGAAACCCGTCCAGGCGGAGAAGGGCGACGCCCCCACCTCGTTGAGGCAGGCCACGCGGACGCTGTAGTTGGAGTGGCGGCTCAGACCGGGCAGGACGCTGGCGTGAGGAGGGACTTGCACCGGCGACCCGGGGAAGACGACGACCGTGCCGCCGCCGGGACTCGTGCGCCGCAGCTGAGGGGGAAGCGGCGGACCCAAATGACGGCGGcgagcgtcgtcgtcgtcagaaCGCTCGCGTGTTCTTCGAAATTCTCGGCTAAACACGACACGCGCGGGTGAATCGCCACCGACACCACTCGACAAAAATGTCCCGGCCCGCATATGTTCTCGAGTCATTGAAGGAAACtgattcgatttttttttttttttttgatttccaAACGATGTTTACGCCGCTAAATGTTGCGAGCTTCTGCGTCCGGCGAATGTCCTTTGGCGCCGTTTCCGCAGCCGGCTCCTTCGCGACCAATTGAGGCTCGCCGACGTAGCCGCATTTTCGCTCACTGTTGGACGTTTAATTCCGAAACGAGGCCCCACGTCGGCGACGACGACGCGGAGGCCAGTCTTGTTATGTTTTCTGAACGCTTTGACGGAAGCCTTCGAGTTCCAGAAAGCGGTGCCGACACCACGTTAGGGTGGCGCCGAGGACCCGTCGGGGGTTGCCTCTTTTCCAtatttgatttttgaaaaaatagcaaCCATCCAAATTGGAGCAAAAGTTCCGGATTGACCGACGGCCCATCTCAAAAGAGCGACTAGGAAACGGTGACTCGTTGGGACAACTTTGCTGAAAAGCCAGTCGGCAACTCGGACTTTCGCGCCCCGTTCCCGACGCACTGCGAGGTTCCGCGTACGCGTGCGCCTTACCTGGACGACGCAGGCAGATAGTTCAGAGTGACCCGTGAATCCCGGTTGCCACGACAGCGAAACGTCATCGCCCGCCAACTCGGCAACCTCCAGTCCGACGGGAGCCGCCGGCAATTCTGGCACGAGACAAGACGTTTGacccgtgccccccccccaaaaaaagctaaCGCTAACGGCGGTCTCACCTTTGATGTAGACCGTGCCGGTTCTGGATACGGAGATCCCGCGAGCGTTGCGGGCCTCGCAGTAGAACTTCAGCGTGCCGTTGACACCTGCACACCGACGGTTCCATGAGTCAAGTCTCGACACGGGAGCTCACGTGACGTCGGGTCGTACCCGCCACCCGAAGGACGGAGGGCGACGGCGCGGCGCCTccttcccggacgcctcccagCCACCACAGAACCTCCACGGGCTCAGGCGGTCCGACGGCGCCGCAGGTCAGGTTGAAGGGTTCGCCGGGAAGCGTGGCCACGTCCTGCGGTTCCAGGACAAAATGCGGAACGCCTGGAAAAGACGCACGCACACGCTGACGGCGCCGCCCGGGGGACAGAAACCCACGAGAACCAACGCGGTCCCGCTCGCCGCTCACCTTCCACCGTGATCCAGGCCGGTCGGGATGCGAACGTCCGACCGTGGAAGTCCACCTCGCACCAGTACTGACCCGCGTCCTGCTGCTGGACCGACTTGACGCTGAAACGCAGAGCCGAATTATGACTTGGAATGGCGGCAGGACTACCGGATGCCACGAGGCCGCTAGGGGCCTACACCAGATGTGATTTGAAGTTTTTGACTTTGCGGCCCAAAACCTCCCTTTGGTCTTTTGGAAAGTGTTCAAAAGGAAGCAGTCAGTCAGCAGTTTTTGGGGCAGGGCGTGGAAATTAAGAActtttgcgcattttttttgcGGTGccaattgaataaaaatgtggtTTTCTACCGAAGGGCCGGACTGACTCTACTTTTGtgtaatccaaaaaaaaaaacaaaaaatgacaaaaataaacgcTTGTTGTCAGTCGTCCCGGATCTTCACGTGTTCTTCTTCCCTTCCCAGACGGCCTTGGGAGTCAACTTGGACCGGGCCAGCGGAGACTTCTAATCCCAAAGTGCCCGGAAAGACTGAGCCGGGATTCCAGCGGGATCAGCGCGACCGCTGACGTTTGGGACTTGCAGAGGATTGTGGGAAATGGAGTTCCCGACTTGAGTTAGCGTCCGGCGCCAAAGGCCGCGAAGCAGGAAAGCCGAGCGGCGGTTCATCGGAAGCAAGGACGTCAGCCGGCGCGAGCTTACCTGTGGTAGGTCTCCCAATGTTTCTCCCCGAGCGCGATGAACATCTGGTCGGCGCTGCGGAGCCGCGAGCCGTCCTTCACCCAGACCACGTCGGGCTCGTCCGGGCCCTCCACGGCGCAGCCCAGGCGAACTCCGTTGCCCTGGGACGCCGTCCGGTTGCTCGGGTGCCGGCTGAAGGTCACGTCGCCTGATGCGGCAAAAACCGCTCGCTTAGGGCTAGCTACCGTCTCGCGACAAACTAGCTGCTGGCGTTGGAGCCAAAGAACTGGCAATGGCCTTTGGCCAGGGACCGATACCGCTCGTACTTTTGGCGCGTCCGAACCAGTTCTATAAACGGAACGACAGATGACTGAACAAAGATTTTTCCATCTTTCTGAAGCTGATGTGTCCGACGttggaggggtttttttttttttttttttttttttttgggggggggggggctttaagcACAGGATGTCGCCCGAAATCAGTACTTGCCAATCCCACCGTCTTGTTTCGACTTATAGAAAAACAGAATCCGACCGAGCCGCTAAACAACCTTGCTTGATGTTCAACCGGAAATGTACACGCGCGCACGAAGACGACGTCATCGCCATGCCGACGACTTTCATGACGTCACCAATGATTTGTTTTACGGTTGTCGATCGACGAACACAACGCGAGCCTCGCAAACgatgtggaaaaagaaaagttggcGGCGAGTTCGACTGCTcgaaaagcaaaacattttgggCTCGAGTGCGCGCACCTGCCCTAAATAACCACAATGATAAACATGATAAATTGTGGACTCACCGATGACACAGCAGGTGTCCCGGGCGAGGACCACGACGAGCGCGAGCCGCAAGGCCAGCCCGACCATCTTTCTTTCGTTCTTTCGTTCTTTCTTTGTTGGTTTGAGTCTCGCGCGAACTTTGACCCGCAACCGAAGCGACGTTCCCGAGCCGCACAAAACACGAGAAAAGTTCTGGAAGAGGCTCGCTCTGCTTctggagaaggggggggggggggcacgggcACGAacgccttcaaaataaaacaaagcacaCGTTTGACTTGGTCCTCAAAACTTGGAATTGCTGGAAAATGACACGCGTTGTCCGCAAAAGGGTTCCAACTGAGTCAGAAGTACATCATTTTCAGTTAGATATTTAATGAGTCGTAATCATGTAATTGAGTGTATGTATAGCATCAAGTACGGGCCTTTATCAACACGTTTGAATTTTCAAAACTATATTTAAGATGTCCACAAATGTTTTCGACGCATATGCTGTAAATGATGGTGTCCATTTTCAATCCATTGGCTTAACTCATTGAATTGACTTCTACTCGTTCAGTCATTTAcacatcacacttttttttttttttaaatcaaactttTGCTGTCCTTGGTAGATTTTGCACTTGCTTGGAGGTATCCTTTTATTGTGAAAGTTCATTTAAAAACGCCCAAAACGGAAATATAGCTAGCTCACAGGTGGTCTAAGTCTAGCAGCTAAGTTAACGCCAGCGTGTTATCTTATTAATAGACAGACGCCTTGATGACATCATCACCAGAAGTACatctgacttcctgttttccGTCACTACGGCAACATCAAAGTTTTCGTTTGGAAAAGCGACTCCAAGGCCCAGTCGAGGTCGCCGTGGCCTTCGTGACGAAAAAAAGGACGTGTTGCAGTTCCACTTTGTTCCTCTGGATGGCCACAGCGAGTCAACAGCGCAACTTCCTGTCGGGGTTCGCGGGACGCAAGCGGCGCCGACTGTCAGGAAAAACACCGGACTAGTCTGTGGGCTCTTCGGCCGGCCGCGACGACTTCCTGCTGGTCGCCAGCGGAGGAAGGGGAGGTGGTCGCGGCTTTCAGGAAAACTTCTTCTTGGTGGCGGTGAAACGCTCCATGTACTGAGAAGGGAAGGCATGAGGGTCACACGGTgctttctgattggctgaagCACAATTCTACACACACACCCCACGGCGCACGAAAGACCGGTGGGAACCCGTTTCTGGTTCTTACTCAACCTAAATGTCTAAATGTAGGATTCCCGGTTCTGGTTCTTGTTTGACCGATCTGATTTTTTGGCTACAAGTGTTAGCCTAACCTACTCTAGTCTAGTCTCGTCCAGTCCAGTCCAGCCTGGTCTATCCAAGCTTTAACTTGACAAGAGTGATCTAATTTTCGGTATTTGGTTCTCCTTGCTGTAGGACTGATCTGATCGTTTGATACCtggttctggttcctgttgggCCGGTCTGATTGTATGGCTATAATGAGAATTGATAGTCGACATTGACCAACTGATCCAATTTTTGTTTCTTGGTCCTGCTTCCCGTCGGACTGATCTGCTTCTCTGTTACCTGGTTCTGgttccaattgagcaatttgATTGTTTGGTATCTAGTTGTGATTCCTGTTGGCCTGATCACATCTTTTTATACTTGCTTTGATTCTTATTAGGCCAATCACACATATACGAGACTTGGCACAAAAACTACAATCCCAGATGAACCTACTCCCCCACTGTTCCCTAACCTCCCTGATGGCCTGTCGGACTGATCAGATCATTTTATATCTGGTTCTGGGTTTTACTGCACCACTGGATCAATCTGACAATAAGCTGCGACGACTACTATCGTGACTCAGTGGAAAGGCGTCGGGTTGACtgctagcctagcctagcctatcTTAGGCTGTTGTGGTGTGGGGGGAGCCTCCTCACCTTGTCGTAGCCATCCAGGTCTCGCAGACTCTTGACCTCAAAGAGGTTTCCTTCCACCGAAAATAGACACACTTGCGACTCGTTCAGGATGGATAGCGGGATGGCGGCCAGCTCCAAACAGTTCTCCTCCACACGCAGAACCTTGAGGCGGGGACATTGAGACACGTCCCCTGACAGCACGGAGATCTGGAAGGAAAGCACAACATTTTGTTTACAAGAAAGCAGCGCACCTACCTCTATAAACGCCGGATCACACCCATGAACCAAGATCTGTTGTTTGGCCCCTGGTTCTGGCTTTCTCTAGACTAATTCTATTTTTTGCTACCTGGTTTTTagtttcaattgacccctccgtacagggcacttaaccacgcctcctgaagtgacgtcacgccacgtgcgctcacgtaagacaaacaattcgtaaaaaatggcaaatacaatacaatacaacgccatgcttctgatttcattcaatcgttcacacgcagcagtgttgtgctagcgaagaacttcgaattcatttatacgagacgtgtattgaaaatctaatttagggcattTCTTCGTGCGAacgcagtctggttaagcttcggccgcgagccagcaagaaaccgacacgtttgtgcagtccgatcgtcgctaaatatcaCTCGACAAAGAAtgagtgtgtcaatcgttcgcaCGCAGCGGCGTTATGCTAGcgatgaacgtctcattcattgatacgagacgtgtattgaaaatcaaatatagggcataccttggtgcaatcatatgtgttccggttgatgttaggtggatttagttgatgatgcggtcttccacaaagtttgacccatcgaaggcatttttcggacCGGgtaagggtacgaatcgaagtcccgccgactcgcctttcgggatacccgtcgtcacgattccaaagtccgtgactacgcctcttaaccatattttttgttaaagaacccaaatacgcgataaaacgctaccaaaagctatactggaccatgcaacgttgtctgagggaacggcgggtgcaaaaacgggctttggtttatgcagctctctggcctctgattggtcagtgacgcggattgcgcaatatccacggaggggtcaattgaaccTCTGACTGATATGGACTAAACTCACCGTCTGgtatctgattctgattgtttCTGACGTTTCCTGGTTCTGCTTTCTGCTGGATTGAATTTAGTGTTGGATCCAACTCATGTCCGGTACCACAGGGTCTGCTGCTAACTGAAACCATCTTATTGAGTGCCACCTGGCTATGGTTCTTTTTGTGCCAATCTAGAGGTCTGGTAGCTGGTTTTGTTTCCTGTTCGACTGATCTGATTGTTTTGTACCTCATTTTGGTTTCCAATGGACTGATCTACTTTCACGGTATCCAGTTCTGGTTCTCGTTAGCTAGTCTGTTGGTTTAGTAACTGACTCTGCTTCTTGACCCGGTATAGTTGCTCGGTACCTGGTTCTGGTTGAGATTGATCTCGATGACCTGAAGCTCCGACACCTCTGCCGGGACGCTCCTAATCTGGTTGCGGGATAAATCCAGCAGGTCCAAGTGTCTCAGGGCTCCTAATCCGGTAGGGAACTCAGAGATGCGGTTCCCAGCCAGAATGAGGGTCCGCAGGGCCTTAAGTTGATCCACGGTGGGTGGGAGCCGCTGGATCCGGTTGGTGCTAAGACTCAGAGTCTCCAGTTTCTTCAGCTTCCCGATCTCAGAGGGAAGACTGCCTGAGAACGAAATAGCAGGCTCGCGTGAGCTCCACGACAGTCTGCTGTCGCAACCACCACCAGCACTACCAAACAGTTTGGACCAAAAGGTTTGGACTCACTCAGTCTGTTAGAGTTGAGGGTCAAACTCCGGAGCTGCGCGTAGTTTCCGACGGAAGGAGGAAGCGCCTCTAGCTTGTTATCAGACAGATCCACAGTCCGCAGGTTTGCCGTGAGCCGCTGCAGTTCCTCTGGAAACTGAAGACCACGAGGTCAGCAAGCAGCACCGAGGCTTGGCTGGGACTTTGGTTGAGACGTTCGatgacccattttttttccagtccaaTATCAGTATGAGTATTCACTCTCGAGTACTCGCCAATAGATTTACCGAGTACTGGCATCACTCGTACTTTGAATCCCCCAAATTTCAACTGACGTAATGACAGATAGCTGTCAACAAAAACCTTTGTTTTTGCCGATTTATCAAAATGCCGCAGCGTAGCGCCAACTACCGGCGAGGAGGACTTACTCCACGTCAGATTAGCGCAGTGGGTGATGTGGGTGCCAGTTTCACGAGTACTCGATACCTTGAAATAAGGCTGCCACCGATACTCATCCATCCCTAACGCTGACTACATAACCCAACCGGTTATCGAAGCAGCAAGTTACCAGAAGGTGGTAACGTGCGGCACCATCACGGGAGCGAAACCTGCTGATTGCAGAACCGACACATTGGACTCAAACATGCTTGTTACAAGTAGGCCTGACGTAAACCGGGGGAAAGGGAAAACATCACGGTTCAGCCAGAGTCGTcttgtcaaactttttggggaagCCCGGCCGGCGGTAATCGCAACGGGTTGGCGTCTCACCTCCAAAAGTCCTTTTCCAGTGAGCTGGAACACCCCCGTCTTCTGGGAGGTCTCCAGGTGGGACTTGAGAGCGCTGTTCCCCATCGGGCCCGGAGGTCCAAACCGCCTCAGTCGCCGCGGCTCGGCCCTGGACACCAACGCCGACAGGCGTCAATCGGCGAGCGTATCCGCGGCCCGGCAAATCCTTCGCTCGACGAGCCGCGCGCTCAATCCCGCATTTTGAGTGGCGGTGGATTCGCTCGTTTTGCGTTGTTCACCTTGCAAAAATCCAGCAGCGCTGTCGTACGTACTTTGAAACAGGACTTCCGAATTTCGCAAGACGGCGGGTTTCATTTTTTGGAAATTCACGTGTGATTTTCTGTGCTTTCGACGATGACGAAAAGCTTCTTGGGTTGATTTGAAAACGATTAAAAGGCTTGTGATGGGGATGAAGTggtccccttcttcttcttcttcttcttcttcttctctcat
Proteins encoded in this window:
- the tyro3 gene encoding tyrosine-protein kinase receptor TYRO3 isoform X1 encodes the protein MVGLALRLALVVVLARDTCCVIGDVTFSRHPSNRTASQGNGVRLGCAVEGPDEPDVVWVKDGSRLRSADQMFIALGEKHWETYHSVKSVQQQDAGQYWCEVDFHGRTFASRPAWITVEGVPHFVLEPQDVATLPGEPFNLTCGAVGPPEPVEVLWWLGGVREGGAAPSPSVLRVAGVNGTLKFYCEARNARGISVSRTGTVYIKELPAAPVGLEVAELAGDDVSLSWQPGFTGHSELSACVVQLRRTSPGGGTVVVFPGSPVQVPPHASVLPGLSRHSNYSVRVACLNEVGASPFSAWTGFVTAESAPSAAPGNLTLDSSRGRLSLRWAELRGEELRGELLAYKVQWILGGEQQEPLLFKDPWARLSGGRGFFNASVRVSACTAVGCGPWSAPVAAVPAAAAGDRSVERDHLWAGVLFALLAPTASALLFSVFARRRGKERRSGPVLPPAETDAAVSFGRNAGDPHLSALGSLGISEDLNNQLKDVLIPERLLTLGHVLGKGEFGSVREASLKTDDSRVQKVAVKALKSDMASSGDVEQFLREAAHMKDFHHPNVIRLIGVSLRRRHARRLPVPVVVLPFMRHGDLHTFLLLSRLGDRRVDFSAGVLVRFMLDVARGMEYLSARNIIHRDLAARNCMLDENMAVRVADFGLSKKINPGDYYRQGSVAKLPVKWIALESLADNVYTTQSDVWAFGVTMWEVMTRGQTPYPGVENSEIYEYLIRGERLKKPAECAQDVYDVMHSCWSPVPKCRPTFRRLAVLLEELRLSFSPAPPHEQSESFRYVNLAGAGEGREGNGAGDLRRAASPWVRETEAEAGEGDWPRPASGAVAAIGGGDYRYVEELGGTRGGRGPGVDRLDDDDDAVVHV
- the lrrc57 gene encoding leucine-rich repeat-containing protein 57; this encodes MGNSALKSHLETSQKTGVFQLTGKGLLEFPEELQRLTANLRTVDLSDNKLEALPPSVGNYAQLRSLTLNSNRLSSLPSEIGKLKKLETLSLSTNRIQRLPPTVDQLKALRTLILAGNRISEFPTGLGALRHLDLLDLSRNQIRSVPAEVSELQVIEINLNQNQISVLSGDVSQCPRLKVLRVEENCLELAAIPLSILNESQVCLFSVEGNLFEVKSLRDLDGYDKYMERFTATKKKFS